ACCGACCCCGACCACATCGAGCCCGGCTGGCAGCTCGTCGTGTCCGGCCCCGACTCGGAATCGGCCACCTCGGCCTCGACGCCCGACATGGACGACGCTGCCACTATCACGCCGCAGAAGGCCGTGGCCGACCATGTCGACGAGACAGCCGATGTGGACACGGCTCCCAGTGCGCTGCAACCAGAGGCGCCTGACGCAGAGGCCAACACCCCTCAACCCGAGGAGGCGATGGCCTCCGCCGGGGTCGGTCACGACCCTGCCGAGATCCTTCGTACGGGTTTGGCGGGTTTGAGCCTGTTCCTAGCCGGTGGCCTCGCCGGAACGGTCACGGCTCGACGTCACCAGCAACTGTTCACCCGCCCGGTGGGGCGACGAATTCCTCCGGTGTCCGGACCCCCACGTCGCGCCAAGCAGATGCTCGACACTGCGGCCGATCACGGGGAACAGTCACCATCACGCAAGGACGATACCGTCAGCACGGAACCAGTCAGTGCCGACACCTTGACGCCCACGACCGTCGTCCTGGGCACCACCGACCCACACACCCCCGTCCTGTTGGATCTTGCCGATGCCGGTGGTCTGTTGGGGATTGACGCCTCCGAGACGATGGCCTCCGCGATGGTGGCATCGATCAGCTTGTCCCTTGTCGCGGCACCGTGGTCTGGCGGAATCGACATCGTCGCCGTCGGTGACGACCTCGCGTGGTTGGCACGGACCGGAAGTGACGACGTGCAATGTGCTGACGCCGACGAAGTCGTCGAGGGTCTGGCAGATCTGGCTGACGGTTACACTGGTCAGCACCCGTCGATCACCAGGGTCGTGGTGTCCTCTCATCAGCTCGACCTTCCAGACCCGTCATCCGTGGCTGCGGCGGGAATCGTCGTCGTCATGCCAAGCACACGTGGCCGGACGGTCGTCGTCACCGATTCTGATCATGCCGAGTTGGACGGTGAGGCGTTCACACCCCAGATCGTCACCGCACCGATGCGCCGTGCCGTCGTCGAGCTGCTCGAAACTACCGCTCGCACGGACACCGAGCCGGCTCCCTGGTGGGAGCCGCGGCGAGGGGAGGAGGCCTCCAGCCCTCCGACGAGGGTGACCCAGCCCTGCGCTGTACTGCCGCCCAGTGATGCCCATACGACCGTCGAGGAGGACCACGTGCTCACGCCAACTGCACCCAGTGATGTCGCCCAGTTGCCCGTCCCTGTCGGCGCGACGCCTTCCCCCGTCCTGCGCATCCTTGGTCCAGTTGACCTCGTGGGAGCTCGAGGGAATCCGCCGACCAAGGCCAGACGGCAGTGCCTCGAGTACTGCGCCTGGTTGCTGCGCCATCCGGGCGCGCGGTCGGTGCAGATGGCTGACGCTCTCATGGTCGCTGAGCCGACCCGACGGTCCAATGTCTCCCGTCTGCGGCGGTGGCTGGGCACCGACGATGACGGTCGTGCCTACCTGCCCGAGGGGTATGACGGTTGCCTGCGTCTGGCAGAGGTCGTCAGCAGCGACTGGGAACGCCTTGAACTGCTCGTTGCGG
The genomic region above belongs to Cutibacterium equinum and contains:
- a CDS encoding LysM peptidoglycan-binding domain-containing protein; amino-acid sequence: MNITSLRARMRGLAAFVALIVLVFGSPAALVAWGRLDATTMVRPSGWLTPDDGTIFLGIATIIGWLAWAVFTVCVVAEVVGLATSQRHHITLPALSTVQGIAAGLLVASLTVLSPLTRSTVPATPVPIVATATAAPQPEEEVPASTEVQSAPDEDAMTVTVGPHDDLWTIAETWYGDGTSWRRIAAANPGIDVEHLAVGQELALPGATITVPSGHTGAGRGLDTDEVGRLTPPGHGREIRTITVEEGDTLSGLAQTWLGDASAWPTLWHLNEGIITDPDHIEPGWQLVVSGPDSESATSASTPDMDDAATITPQKAVADHVDETADVDTAPSALQPEAPDAEANTPQPEEAMASAGVGHDPAEILRTGLAGLSLFLAGGLAGTVTARRHQQLFTRPVGRRIPPVSGPPRRAKQMLDTAADHGEQSPSRKDDTVSTEPVSADTLTPTTVVLGTTDPHTPVLLDLADAGGLLGIDASETMASAMVASISLSLVAAPWSGGIDIVAVGDDLAWLARTGSDDVQCADADEVVEGLADLADGYTGQHPSITRVVVSSHQLDLPDPSSVAAAGIVVVMPSTRGRTVVVTDSDHAELDGEAFTPQIVTAPMRRAVVELLETTARTDTEPAPWWEPRRGEEASSPPTRVTQPCAVLPPSDAHTTVEEDHVLTPTAPSDVAQLPVPVGATPSPVLRILGPVDLVGARGNPPTKARRQCLEYCAWLLRHPGARSVQMADALMVAEPTRRSNVSRLRRWLGTDDDGRAYLPEGYDGCLRLAEVVSSDWERLELLVAGGVSTAPLANLVAALDLVRGAPLADAAPGQWHWAEEWRIDMIQMIRDIGVEVARRAMETRDVELASRALARATVACPEDEVLLVARIKLADELDDRGEVERLVYVLSRQARRLGVDLSEETISVLQEVMEGHVRARVV